The proteins below are encoded in one region of Candidatus Amarolinea dominans:
- a CDS encoding DNA alkylation repair protein yields MTSIELIAELRSHANPAAVAGMAQFGINPHDTLGVSIPVVRELAKRAGRDHALAAALWESGIHEARVLAALVDDPRWVTEEQMERWVTAFDSWDVCDQVCSNLFDRTPFAWGKTVAWSSRPEEFVKRAGFVLMAALAVHDKRASDQQFEALLPIIAREADDARNFVRKAVNWALRGIGKRNRALNTLAIATAQTIGAMPDKTARWVAADALRELTSDAVQARLR; encoded by the coding sequence ATGACAAGTATAGAACTTATCGCCGAATTACGCAGCCATGCGAACCCGGCTGCTGTGGCGGGGATGGCGCAGTTCGGCATCAATCCGCATGACACGCTGGGCGTTTCGATCCCGGTGGTGCGCGAACTGGCCAAGCGGGCGGGCCGCGATCATGCGCTGGCGGCCGCGCTGTGGGAATCGGGCATCCATGAGGCGCGTGTTCTGGCCGCGCTCGTGGATGATCCGCGCTGGGTGACCGAGGAGCAGATGGAACGCTGGGTCACTGCGTTCGATTCCTGGGATGTGTGCGACCAGGTGTGCAGCAACCTGTTCGACCGCACGCCCTTCGCCTGGGGCAAAACCGTCGCCTGGAGCAGCCGGCCGGAGGAGTTCGTCAAGCGCGCCGGCTTTGTGCTCATGGCCGCGTTGGCCGTGCATGACAAACGCGCATCTGACCAGCAATTCGAGGCATTGTTGCCCATCATCGCCCGTGAGGCCGACGATGCGCGCAATTTTGTCAGGAAGGCGGTCAACTGGGCGCTGCGTGGCATCGGCAAGCGCAACCGTGCCCTGAATACCCTCGCCATCGCGACGGCGCAGACCATTGGGGCCATGCCAGACAAAACCGCGCGCTGGGTGGCCGCTGACGCCCTGCGCGAATTGACCAGCGACGCCGTACAAGCGCGCTTGCGTTGA
- the modB gene encoding molybdate ABC transporter permease subunit, with translation MMPHGRSAWLFILPAAALVGLLLLPLLALVGRALMDDFLGYVLAPSALAALRLSLFTSTISVAVAVATGTPLAYLLARWRFRGRPWLDLLLDLPVVLPPSVAGLSLLIAFGRQGTFGAALSALGISLPFTTAAVVLAQTFVSAPLYVRAARIGFSSIDVQLEESAFVEGASQWQLFRFVMLPLSGRALLGGAILCWTRALGEFGATILFAGNLEGRTQTMPLAIYLGLERSLGVALALSVMLLAVSLALLAILRRMDER, from the coding sequence ATGATGCCTCACGGCCGCAGCGCGTGGTTGTTCATCCTGCCGGCCGCGGCGTTGGTGGGCCTGCTGCTCCTGCCGCTGTTGGCCCTTGTGGGCCGGGCCTTGATGGACGATTTTCTGGGCTATGTGCTGGCGCCCTCGGCCCTGGCTGCCCTGCGCCTGAGTCTGTTCACCAGCACGATCAGCGTGGCGGTCGCGGTGGCCACCGGCACCCCACTGGCCTATCTCCTGGCGCGCTGGCGTTTTCGGGGGCGGCCCTGGCTCGATCTGTTGCTTGATCTGCCGGTGGTGCTGCCGCCCTCGGTGGCCGGCCTGTCGCTGCTGATTGCTTTTGGCCGTCAGGGGACCTTTGGCGCCGCGCTCAGCGCCCTGGGGATCAGCCTGCCGTTCACCACCGCGGCGGTTGTGCTGGCGCAGACCTTCGTCTCCGCACCGCTCTACGTGCGCGCGGCGCGCATCGGCTTCAGTTCCATTGATGTGCAGCTCGAAGAATCGGCCTTTGTCGAAGGGGCCAGCCAATGGCAATTGTTCCGCTTCGTGATGCTGCCCCTGAGCGGACGCGCCTTGCTCGGAGGCGCCATTCTCTGCTGGACCCGCGCCCTGGGCGAATTTGGCGCCACCATCCTGTTTGCCGGCAACCTGGAAGGGCGCACCCAAACCATGCCCCTGGCTATCTACCTGGGTCTGGAGCGCAGCCTCGGCGTGGCCCTTGCCCTCTCCGTGATGCTGCTCGCTGTCTCCCTGGCCCTGCTCGCCATCCTGCGACGGATGGATGAGAGATGA